The following proteins are co-located in the Oncorhynchus gorbuscha isolate QuinsamMale2020 ecotype Even-year linkage group LG22, OgorEven_v1.0, whole genome shotgun sequence genome:
- the LOC124009703 gene encoding corticotropin-releasing factor receptor 2 isoform X3, with the protein MKIKTFFSFSPGSAYRECMDNGTWALKSNYSSCEPILEEKRKYPMHYKIALIINYLGHCISVGALVIAFILFLCLRSIRCLRNIIHWNLITTFILRNVMWFLLQLIDHNIHESNEPWCRLITTIYNYFVVTNFFWMFVEGCYLHTAIVMTYSTDKLKKWVFLFIGWCIPCPIIVAWAIGKLYNENEQCWFGKEPGKYIDYIYQGPVILVLLINFVFLFNIVRILMTKLRASTTSETVQYRKAVKATLVLLPLLGITYMLFFVNPGEDDISQIVFIYFNSFLQSFQGFFVSVFYCFLNGEVRSAARKRWHRWQDNHALSVRVARAMSIPTSPTRISFHSIKQTTAV; encoded by the exons GGAGTGCTTACAGAGAATGCATGGATAATGGAACGTGGGCTCTGAAGAGCAACTACTCCAGTTGTGAACCCATTTTGGAGGAGAAG AGGAAATACCCAATGCACTATAAGATTGCTCTGATCATCAACTACCTCGGCCACTGTATTTCTGTGGGAGCTCTTGTCATAGCCTTCATTCTCTTCTTATGCTTAAG GAGCATACGATGCCTTCGAAACATAATCCACTGGAATTTGATAACAACCTTCATTTTGAGGAATGTTATGTGGTTCCTACTTCAGTTGATTGATCACAATATACATGAGAGCAATGAG CCTTGGTGTCGTCTTATAACGACTATATATAACTATTTTGTGGTGACCAATTTTTTCTGGATGTTTGTTGAAGGATGCTACCTTCACACAGCCATTGTGATGACTTATTCAACAGACAAGCTAAAGAAATGGGTCTTCTTGTTCATTGGCTGGT GCATTCCATGTCCTATAATTGTTGCTTGGGCCATTGGGAAGCTTTACAATGAAAATGAACA ATGCTGGTTTGGGAAAGAACCTGGAAAGTATATTGACTACATTTATCAAGGGCCGGTCATCCTTGTTCTTTTG ATAAACTTCGTTTTCCTCTTCAACATAGTAAGAATTCTCATGACCAAGCTGAGAGCTTCTACCACATCAGAAACCGTACAGTACAG AAAAGCGGTCAAAGCGACGTTAGTGTTATTGCCTCTGCTGGGGATCACCTACATGCTATTTTTTGTTAATCCCGGAGAGGACGACATCTCGcaaatagtttttatttatttcaattcatTTCTACAATCATTTCAG GGGTTCTTTGTTTCAGTATTCTACTGCTTTCTAAATGGCGAA gtgcgctcagcCGCCAGGAAAAGATGGCATCGTTGGCAGGACAACCATGCCCTGAGTGTGCGTGTGGCACGTGCCATGTCCATCCCCACGTCACCCACCAGGATCAGCTTCCACAGTATAAAACAGACCACAGCTGTTTGA